The Tenebrio molitor chromosome 5, icTenMoli1.1, whole genome shotgun sequence genome has a segment encoding these proteins:
- the LOC138130647 gene encoding homocysteine S-methyltransferase-like gives MAPPGVGSSTGKTPHNDTTPANDPEIVVMDGGFATQLSCHVSQQIDGDVLWSARFLATDKEAIIDAHLDFLRAGADLVMTNSYQASVGGFVEHLGLNKEQSYELIKESVSLARIACQRYNKEFPNSPTPLIVGSVGPYGASLHDGSEYTGSYAKTTSVETMRQWHVPRIRALVEGGVDLLGLETIPCKAEAEMLVDLLKKEFPNTKAWLAFSVRQDGKSLAYGENFQETARHCYDMNPSQLVAVGVNCVAPRLVESLISGINKDRRNPVPLIIYPNSGESYKVELGWIDRDKCEPVDTYVQRWLDLGVTWVGGCCRTYATDVTRIRQEVEKWKRNKLDKSQQNGQCGPK, from the exons ATGGCACCGCCCGGGGTAGGCAGTTCGACGGGGAAGACGCCGCACAATGACACGACGCCTGCTAATGACCCGGAGATTGTGGTCATGGACGGGGGCTTCGCCACGCAATTGAGCTGTCACGTGAGTCAGCAGATCGACGGGGACGTCTTGTGGAGCGCCAGGTTTCTCGCCACCGACAAGGAGGCGATCATCGACGCCCACCTCGACTTCCTCAGGG CGGGGGCCGATCTCGTCATGACCAATTCCTACCAAGCCAGCGTGGGGGGCTTCGTCGAACATCTAGGCCTTAACAAAGAACAAAGCTACGAACTGATCAAGGAATCCGTGAGCCTCGCCAGGATCGCGTGCCAGCGCTACAACAAAGAGTTCCCCAATTCCC CCACCCCTTTGATTGTGGGCAGCGTGGGGCCCTACGGGGCCTCCTTGCACGACGGATCCGAGTACACGGGCTCCTACGCCAAGACCACATCGGTGGAGACGATGCGGCAGTGGCACGTCCCTAGAATCAGAGCGTTGGTGGAGGGCGGTGTGGACCTGCTGGGCCTGGAGACGATCCCCTGCAAGGCTGAGGCAGAGATGTTGGTCGACTTGCTGAAGAAAGAATTCCCAAATACCAAAGCCTGGCTCGCGTTCAGCGTGCGC CAAGACGGGAAGTCCCTCGCTTACGGGGAGAACTTCCAGGAGACGGCGCGCCACTGCTATGACATGAACCCATCGCAGCTGGTGGCGGTGGGGGTGAACTGCGTGGCCCCCCGCCTCGTCGAGTCGCTCATCTCCGGTATCAACAAGGACAGGAGAAATCCCGTTCCGCTCATAATCTACCCCAACAGCGGCGAGAGCTACAAAGTCGAGCTGGGGTGGATCGACCGGGATAAGTGCGAGCCAGTGGACACTTACGTTCAGAGATGGCTCGATTTGGGTGTGACTTGGGTGGGAGGTTGTTGCCGGACTTACGCTACCGACGTTACGCGGATACGACAGGAAGTGGAAAAGTGGAAGCGGAACAAACTGGACAAGTCGCAACAGAACGGACAGTGTGGTCCTAAATGA
- the MED11 gene encoding mediator of RNA polymerase II transcription subunit 11 translates to MPTRMTPPMERIQVLESIEKDIITCLHSAGQVFVELSKEKSSLKQAENHTQTFLKTLGAVENKLTEQINYLTQVSTGQPHEGSGYASQKVLQMAWHRLEHARSRVSELDRLRLKNAQNRRIAQPPNGQGFGGNVPSGSST, encoded by the exons ATGCCCACAcg AATGACGCCGCCAATGGAGCGAATCCAAGTGTTGGAGTCCATCGAGAAGGACATAATCACTTGTCTGCACAGTGCAG GACAAGTGTTTGTGGAGCTTAGTAAAGAAAAATCAAGCCTGAAACAAGCCGAAAACCACACCCAGACATTTCTGAAGACGTTGGGAGCCGTCGAGAATAAATTGacagaacaaataaattacttgACTCAAGTATCAACAGGTCAGCCCCACGAAGGTTCTGGGTACGCGTCGCAAAAAGTACTGCAGATGGCCTGGCACAGACTGGAACATGCCCGATCTCGGGTCAGCGAACTGGACAGGTTGAGGTTAAAAAATGCCCAAAACAGACGGATCGCGCAGCCCCCCAACGGTCAAGGATTCGGGGGCAACGTACCCTCGGGTTCATCAACTTGA
- the RtGEF gene encoding uncharacterized protein RtGEF isoform X2, protein MAAEPLVVQAIFPFKGANNDELCFKKGDIITVTQKDDGWWEGTLNGKTGWFPSNYVKESKDAPKPVIVQQNQYKSVVLKDLIDSEKAHVTELDGLVTNFLQPLEKSSTLTPDEYKQLTGNIAEVLETHQQLLKLMEIEQGKPGLEQRIGRLFINWAPRIKSVNQAYCALHPKAACILDQYKEELTKYMEARGATSPGVLVLTVLLSKPFRRLEKYSGMLQELERHVEECHPDRGDTQRSVAVYKDIATSCSATRRQKELELQVLTGPVRGWEGPSLATLGDIIYMGSVAVGPQHHDRYFVLFPTTLLILSVSHRLSAFIYEGKLPLSGLVVNRLEDSEQYKNALEISTPLIEKKVAVCQSKNEANHWVDLLRKHMPKSAAVSNQKVAPSQAQFVPQPPPHLNRRGYSNRTSVLCYKTTVEYEPKYPPETYPPCAPFASLTRFFRKCIKDKTINRRLLKQLLYPEYLNRMNLAMVRIRHHKTECVIMTKGTHCRVSVINCDSDSDSESDSEKTRIKRQDAVESSSSDSSGQSSSSSNPFGYIRYYNPQTSTQTEVGTKYESFIDYGDVSKTRMADEQPKKASVVLTSTAKLELLHKQASENSEASSCITPKPFGACEDLVHLDGSIVGDSLRVPSQYVPLERQSCPTKLVGNKFNASSLTTIYIPPWSNSDTNISCKANFDLGPENDDASSTATHSSSLELPLNTLPLPDKVVAELLYNFDSEESDTPSAKTVIKPPSEFQEGNAQFRKHSITKPRRRSSIQINPQDLNGAKPARRCVSSKYLRMSPSYCRGCIECHSPRSSDSGMAGSCTLNSPTSVQDMPNRAITLSELEARDFESQCPCTSPFGSTPRTSCQPSVSGSNSVRTSVTSSLDLYPQPCMHSRAEEGPIKSKSMGCLLDEAEEDVEGAEEEEEVPIYKSGLYAHWWLKAKIPASVVRGIYQDARSTTTHADVTAGSSRQRDESQRAGRRND, encoded by the exons ATGGCCGCCGAACCTCTGGTAGTCCAGGCCATCTTCCCCTTCAAGGGGGCGAACAACGACGAG CTCTGTTTTAAGAAGGGCGACATCATCACCGTCACCCAAAAGGATGACGGGTGGTGGGAGGGCACCCTGAACGGGAAAACCGGCTGGTTTCCCAGCAATTATGTCAAAGAATCGAAGG ACGCCCCCAAACCGGTGATTGTGCAACAAAACCAGTACAAAAGCGTCGTGCTGAAGGATTTGATCGATTCGGAAAAGGCACACGTGACGGAACTCGACGGGTTGGTCACGAATTTCCTCCAGCCTCTGGAGAAGAGTTCCAC ATTGACCCCCGACGAGTACAAACAATTGACCGGGAACATCGCCGAGGTTCTAGAAACACACCAACAGTTGTTGAAGTTGATGGAGATCGAACAGGGCAAGCCGGGTCTGGAGCAGCGCATCGGTCGCCTGTTCATCAACTGGGCCCCCAGAATAAAGAGCGTGAATCAGGCCTACTGCGCTCTTCATCCCAAAGCCGCCTGCATCCTGGATCAGTACaa AGAGGAATTGACAAAGTATATGGAGGCTCGCGGGGCCACCAGTCCCGGAGTCCTGGTTTTGACCGTCCTCCTGAGCAAACCGTTCCGCCGCTTGGAGAAATACTCGGGCATGCTTCAGGAGTTAGAGCGTCACGTGGAGGAGTGCCATCCCGACAGGGGCGACACTCAGCGTTCGGTCGCCGTCTACAAAGACATCGCCACCTCTTGTTCCGCCACCAGACGCCAGAAAGAACTGGAACTGCAGGTGTTGACGGGACCGGTGCGGGGGTGGGAGGGTCCCAGTTTGGCCACCCTCGGCGACATAATCTACATGGGGTCGGTGGCGGTGGGCCCGCAACACCACGACAGATACTTCGTACTCTTCCCCACCACGCTTTTGATCTTGTCGGTCAGCCACCGCCTCAGCGCCTTCATCTACGAG GGGAAACTGCCACTCTCGGGGCTGGTGGTAAATCGACTGGAGGACAGCGAACAGTACAAAAACGCCTTGGAAATCAGCACTCCCTTGATCGAGAAGAAAGTGGCGGTGTGTCAGAGCAAGAACGAGGCCAACCATTGGGTGGATTTGCTGCGAAAGCACATGCCGAAGAGTGCGGCTGTTTCTAACCAGAAGGTGGCACCCTCGCAAGCGCAGTTCGTCCCGCAGCCGCCCCCGCAC CTTAACCGGCGCGGTTACTCTAACCGAACCTCGGTTTTGTGTTACAAAACCACAGTCGAATACGAACCGAAGTACCCGCCCGAAACGTACCCCCCGTGCGCCCCTTTCGCGTCCCTTACCAGGTTTTTCCGCAAGTGTATCAAAGACAAAACGATCAATCGCAGACTGCTCAAACAGTTGTTGTACCCCGAATACTTGAACAGGATGAATTTGGCGATGGTCAGGATAAGGCACCACAAAACAGAATGTGTAATAATGACGAAAGGGACCCACTGTAGGGTCAGTGTGATCAACTGTGATAGTGATTCGGATTCGGAATCGGACAGTGAGAAGACCAGGATCAAGCGACAGGACGCGGTCGAATCGTCGTCTTCGGACAGCAGCGGACAATCGAGCAGTTCGAGCAACCCCTTCGGCTACATCCGCTACTATAACCCCCAGACCAGCACCCAGACGGAAGTCGGGACCAAGTACGAGAGTTTCATCGATTACGGAGATGTGAGCAAGACTAGGATGGCCGACGAGCAACCCAAGAAGGCCAGTGTGGTGTTGACCTCGACCGCAAAGCTGGAACTCCTCCACAAACAAGCGTCCGAAAATTCCGAAGCCAGTTCTTGCATAACTCCGAAACCGTTCGGAGCTTGCGAGGACTTGGTGCATCTAGACGGCAGCATCGTTGGAGACTCGTTGCGCGTACCCAGCCAGTACGTCCCTCTGGAGCGTCAGAGCTGCCCCACAAAACTCGTGGGGAACAAATTCAACGCCAGCAGCCTGACCACGATCTACATTCCGCCGTGGTCCAACAGCGACACCAACATCAGCTGCAAGGCCAATTTCGATTTGGGACCGGAGAACGACGACGCCAGCAGCACCGCCACCCACTCCAGCAGTCTGGAATTGCCTCTCAACACTCTCCCCTTGCCCGACAAAGTGGTGGCCGAGCTGTTGTACAACTTCGACAGTGAAGAGAGCGACACTCCGTCAGCCAAAACCGTGATCAAACCGCCGAGCGAATTCCAAGAAGGCAACGCACAATTCCGCAAACACAGTATTACAAAACCGCGCAGACGTTCCAGCATTCAAATCAACCCCCAGGATCTCAACGGGGCCAAGCCGGCGAGGCGGTGCGTCAGTTCGAAGTATCTGAGGATGTCGCCGTCGTATTGTCGGGGCTGCATCGAGTGTCACAGTCCCAGGTCGTCGGATTCGGGGATGGCCGGCAGCTGCACCCTCAACTCGCCCACTTCCGTTCAAGACATGCCCAACAGGGCGATCACGCTGTCGGAGCTGGAGGCGAGAGATTTCGAGTCGCAGTGTCCGTGCACTTCGCCCTTCGGCTCGACGCCGAGGACGTCGTGTCAGCCGTCGGTCTCCGGAAGCAACAGCGTGAGGACGTCGGTGACGTCCAGTCTGGACTTGTATCCCCAGCCCTGCATGCATTCCAGAGCGGAGGAGGGACCGATCAAGTCCAAGTCGATGGGGTGTCTGCTCGACGAAGCCGAGGAGGACGTCGAGGGTGCGGAGGAAGAGGAGGAGGTGCCGATTTACAAGTCGGGGTTGTACGctcattggtggttgaaagcTAAAATACCGGCGAGCGTTGTTCGAGGCATTTATCAAGACGCTCGATCTACCACTACACATGCAG ACGTCACCGCTGGTAGCAGCCGCCAACGCGACGAGTCCCAGCGGGCGGGCCGCCGCAACGACTAG
- the RtGEF gene encoding uncharacterized protein RtGEF isoform X1 codes for MAAEPLVVQAIFPFKGANNDELCFKKGDIITVTQKDDGWWEGTLNGKTGWFPSNYVKESKGNDRAAVSRVCHIVTVVDAPKPVIVQQNQYKSVVLKDLIDSEKAHVTELDGLVTNFLQPLEKSSTLTPDEYKQLTGNIAEVLETHQQLLKLMEIEQGKPGLEQRIGRLFINWAPRIKSVNQAYCALHPKAACILDQYKEELTKYMEARGATSPGVLVLTVLLSKPFRRLEKYSGMLQELERHVEECHPDRGDTQRSVAVYKDIATSCSATRRQKELELQVLTGPVRGWEGPSLATLGDIIYMGSVAVGPQHHDRYFVLFPTTLLILSVSHRLSAFIYEGKLPLSGLVVNRLEDSEQYKNALEISTPLIEKKVAVCQSKNEANHWVDLLRKHMPKSAAVSNQKVAPSQAQFVPQPPPHLNRRGYSNRTSVLCYKTTVEYEPKYPPETYPPCAPFASLTRFFRKCIKDKTINRRLLKQLLYPEYLNRMNLAMVRIRHHKTECVIMTKGTHCRVSVINCDSDSDSESDSEKTRIKRQDAVESSSSDSSGQSSSSSNPFGYIRYYNPQTSTQTEVGTKYESFIDYGDVSKTRMADEQPKKASVVLTSTAKLELLHKQASENSEASSCITPKPFGACEDLVHLDGSIVGDSLRVPSQYVPLERQSCPTKLVGNKFNASSLTTIYIPPWSNSDTNISCKANFDLGPENDDASSTATHSSSLELPLNTLPLPDKVVAELLYNFDSEESDTPSAKTVIKPPSEFQEGNAQFRKHSITKPRRRSSIQINPQDLNGAKPARRCVSSKYLRMSPSYCRGCIECHSPRSSDSGMAGSCTLNSPTSVQDMPNRAITLSELEARDFESQCPCTSPFGSTPRTSCQPSVSGSNSVRTSVTSSLDLYPQPCMHSRAEEGPIKSKSMGCLLDEAEEDVEGAEEEEEVPIYKSGLYAHWWLKAKIPASVVRGIYQDARSTTTHADVTAGSSRQRDESQRAGRRND; via the exons ATGGCCGCCGAACCTCTGGTAGTCCAGGCCATCTTCCCCTTCAAGGGGGCGAACAACGACGAG CTCTGTTTTAAGAAGGGCGACATCATCACCGTCACCCAAAAGGATGACGGGTGGTGGGAGGGCACCCTGAACGGGAAAACCGGCTGGTTTCCCAGCAATTATGTCAAAGAATCGAAGGGTAACGATCGTGCCGCAGTCTCGCGAGTTTGCCACATTGTTACTGTTGTAGACGCCCCCAAACCGGTGATTGTGCAACAAAACCAGTACAAAAGCGTCGTGCTGAAGGATTTGATCGATTCGGAAAAGGCACACGTGACGGAACTCGACGGGTTGGTCACGAATTTCCTCCAGCCTCTGGAGAAGAGTTCCAC ATTGACCCCCGACGAGTACAAACAATTGACCGGGAACATCGCCGAGGTTCTAGAAACACACCAACAGTTGTTGAAGTTGATGGAGATCGAACAGGGCAAGCCGGGTCTGGAGCAGCGCATCGGTCGCCTGTTCATCAACTGGGCCCCCAGAATAAAGAGCGTGAATCAGGCCTACTGCGCTCTTCATCCCAAAGCCGCCTGCATCCTGGATCAGTACaa AGAGGAATTGACAAAGTATATGGAGGCTCGCGGGGCCACCAGTCCCGGAGTCCTGGTTTTGACCGTCCTCCTGAGCAAACCGTTCCGCCGCTTGGAGAAATACTCGGGCATGCTTCAGGAGTTAGAGCGTCACGTGGAGGAGTGCCATCCCGACAGGGGCGACACTCAGCGTTCGGTCGCCGTCTACAAAGACATCGCCACCTCTTGTTCCGCCACCAGACGCCAGAAAGAACTGGAACTGCAGGTGTTGACGGGACCGGTGCGGGGGTGGGAGGGTCCCAGTTTGGCCACCCTCGGCGACATAATCTACATGGGGTCGGTGGCGGTGGGCCCGCAACACCACGACAGATACTTCGTACTCTTCCCCACCACGCTTTTGATCTTGTCGGTCAGCCACCGCCTCAGCGCCTTCATCTACGAG GGGAAACTGCCACTCTCGGGGCTGGTGGTAAATCGACTGGAGGACAGCGAACAGTACAAAAACGCCTTGGAAATCAGCACTCCCTTGATCGAGAAGAAAGTGGCGGTGTGTCAGAGCAAGAACGAGGCCAACCATTGGGTGGATTTGCTGCGAAAGCACATGCCGAAGAGTGCGGCTGTTTCTAACCAGAAGGTGGCACCCTCGCAAGCGCAGTTCGTCCCGCAGCCGCCCCCGCAC CTTAACCGGCGCGGTTACTCTAACCGAACCTCGGTTTTGTGTTACAAAACCACAGTCGAATACGAACCGAAGTACCCGCCCGAAACGTACCCCCCGTGCGCCCCTTTCGCGTCCCTTACCAGGTTTTTCCGCAAGTGTATCAAAGACAAAACGATCAATCGCAGACTGCTCAAACAGTTGTTGTACCCCGAATACTTGAACAGGATGAATTTGGCGATGGTCAGGATAAGGCACCACAAAACAGAATGTGTAATAATGACGAAAGGGACCCACTGTAGGGTCAGTGTGATCAACTGTGATAGTGATTCGGATTCGGAATCGGACAGTGAGAAGACCAGGATCAAGCGACAGGACGCGGTCGAATCGTCGTCTTCGGACAGCAGCGGACAATCGAGCAGTTCGAGCAACCCCTTCGGCTACATCCGCTACTATAACCCCCAGACCAGCACCCAGACGGAAGTCGGGACCAAGTACGAGAGTTTCATCGATTACGGAGATGTGAGCAAGACTAGGATGGCCGACGAGCAACCCAAGAAGGCCAGTGTGGTGTTGACCTCGACCGCAAAGCTGGAACTCCTCCACAAACAAGCGTCCGAAAATTCCGAAGCCAGTTCTTGCATAACTCCGAAACCGTTCGGAGCTTGCGAGGACTTGGTGCATCTAGACGGCAGCATCGTTGGAGACTCGTTGCGCGTACCCAGCCAGTACGTCCCTCTGGAGCGTCAGAGCTGCCCCACAAAACTCGTGGGGAACAAATTCAACGCCAGCAGCCTGACCACGATCTACATTCCGCCGTGGTCCAACAGCGACACCAACATCAGCTGCAAGGCCAATTTCGATTTGGGACCGGAGAACGACGACGCCAGCAGCACCGCCACCCACTCCAGCAGTCTGGAATTGCCTCTCAACACTCTCCCCTTGCCCGACAAAGTGGTGGCCGAGCTGTTGTACAACTTCGACAGTGAAGAGAGCGACACTCCGTCAGCCAAAACCGTGATCAAACCGCCGAGCGAATTCCAAGAAGGCAACGCACAATTCCGCAAACACAGTATTACAAAACCGCGCAGACGTTCCAGCATTCAAATCAACCCCCAGGATCTCAACGGGGCCAAGCCGGCGAGGCGGTGCGTCAGTTCGAAGTATCTGAGGATGTCGCCGTCGTATTGTCGGGGCTGCATCGAGTGTCACAGTCCCAGGTCGTCGGATTCGGGGATGGCCGGCAGCTGCACCCTCAACTCGCCCACTTCCGTTCAAGACATGCCCAACAGGGCGATCACGCTGTCGGAGCTGGAGGCGAGAGATTTCGAGTCGCAGTGTCCGTGCACTTCGCCCTTCGGCTCGACGCCGAGGACGTCGTGTCAGCCGTCGGTCTCCGGAAGCAACAGCGTGAGGACGTCGGTGACGTCCAGTCTGGACTTGTATCCCCAGCCCTGCATGCATTCCAGAGCGGAGGAGGGACCGATCAAGTCCAAGTCGATGGGGTGTCTGCTCGACGAAGCCGAGGAGGACGTCGAGGGTGCGGAGGAAGAGGAGGAGGTGCCGATTTACAAGTCGGGGTTGTACGctcattggtggttgaaagcTAAAATACCGGCGAGCGTTGTTCGAGGCATTTATCAAGACGCTCGATCTACCACTACACATGCAG ACGTCACCGCTGGTAGCAGCCGCCAACGCGACGAGTCCCAGCGGGCGGGCCGCCGCAACGACTAG
- the Got2 gene encoding aspartate aminotransferase, mitochondrial, whose protein sequence is MSVKQSLSLLSVNKNGVNVVRQRASSWWSQVTMGPPDVILGVTEAYKRDTNPNKINLGAGTYRDDNGKPYVLPCVRKAEEKIKAKNLDKEYAPISGNPDFCKHAIQLALGDGSEVIANGLNATVQGISGTGSLRVGAAFLKSFFPGVKTVWLPKPTWGNHTPIFKHSGLDVDGYKFYDPKTCGFDFQGALDDIRKIPERSVILLHACAHNPTGVDPSLEQWRELSAVVKQKNLFPFFDMAYQGFASGNIDRDAQAVRLFLKDGHKIVLAQSFAKNMGLYGERAGAFTVVTENKEETAKVMSQLKILIRAMYSNPPIYGARIVSEILGDEKLRADWLLEVKGMADRIISVRTRLRDNLKKEGSSKNWEHITNQIGMFCFTGMTPDQVEKLTKEHSVYLTKDGRISMAGVTSKNVDYLASSMHAVTK, encoded by the exons ATGTCCGTAAAACAAAGCCTCAGCCTGCTTTCAGTCAACAAGAATGGAGTTAACGTCGTCAGGCAACGAGCCAG CTCCTGGTGGTCCCAAGTTACCATGGGCCCTCCGGACGTGATTCTCGGCGTGACCGAAGCTTACAAACGCGACACCAACCCCAACAAGATCAACCTGGGGGCGGGGACGTACCGCGACGACAACGGCAAGCCCTACGTCCTCCCGTGCGTCAGGAAAGCTGAAGAGAAAATCAAAGCCAAAAACCTAGACAAGGAGTACGCCCCCATCTCCGGAAACCCCGACTTCTGCAAGCACGCCATCCAACTGGCTCTAGGAGACGGATCAGAAGTGATCGCCAACGGTCTCAACGCGACCGTTCAGGGGATCTCTGGGACGGGATCGCTCAGGGTCGGTGCCGCCTTCCTTAAAAGCTTCTTCCCAGGAGTTAAAACCGTCTGGTTGCCCAAACCCACCTGGGGCAACCACACCCCCATCTTCAAGCACTCAGGTCTGGACGTCGACGGATACAAGTTTTACGACCCCAAGACGTGCGGATTCGACTTTCAGGGGGCCCTAGACGACATCCGC AAAATCCCGGAAAGATCCGTGATCTTGCTACACGCATGCGCCCACAATCCCACCGGAGTGGACCCCAGTCTGGAGCAGTGGCGTGAACTGTCGGCGGTGGTCAAACAGAAGAATTTGTTCCCGTTCTTCGACATGGCGTACCAAGGATTCGCCTCCGGAAACATCGACAGGGATGCCCAGGCCGTCCGGCTGTTTCTCAAAGACGGCCACAAAATAGTGCTGGCGCAGAGTTTCGCCAAGAATATGGGTTTGTACGGCGAGAGAGCGGGGGCGTTCACCGTCGTCACCGAGAATAAAGAAGAGACTGCCAAGGTGATGTCGCAGCTCAAGATTTTGATCCGCGCCATGTACTCTAATCCGCCCATCTACGGCGCCAGGATCGTTAGCGAGATCCTCGGCGACGAGAAACTGCGCGCCGATTGGCTTCTGGAGGTCAAGGGGATGGCCGACAGGATCATCTCCGTGAGGACTCGCTTGAGAGATAACTTGAAGAAGGAGGGCTCCAGCAAGAATTGGGAACATATCACGAACCAAATCGGCATGTTCTGTTTTACGGGGATGACACCGGATCAG GTGGAGAAACTGACCAAGGAACACAGCGTCTATCTCACTAAAGACGGAAGAATTTCGATGGCGGGAGTCACCTCgaaaaacgtcgactacttggCATCCTCCATGCACGCCGTCACGAAGTAA
- the LOC138130633 gene encoding eEF1A lysine and N-terminal methyltransferase homolog yields the protein MNLLPKSHQEFSQKEYWDSFFKKRGTKAFEWYGEYPELSTHLHKYIKPQDDVLITGCGNSTLGRDLHDIGYKKIINIDISQVVIRQMLSQSAKERPDLKYVQMDALDMSFANDSFSAILDKGTLDALMSDDRPETVEKIEKYFSEIQRVSKLAGRYVCVSLLQEHILKALLDYFPSNNWMLRVVRCFEAEAKATENGENSMPVFLVVCTKFKALPRKILEMNLGSGDKMQRFETEDEVLAQIASTQHAAFVCSGLKRSAIHENEVSLDLYKVGDSIPRFTVYVVDTKHDARNAQYAAFIVPQGREAEWLFSTKSGRQHLAKVTKTNRLSIVTMHRGQDYGDFNEVQTELGDAVCSLAPSDLKNKKIPYLSLGSDVGKRTIRFEGSSEFSGAYVVEDVEVDQEKFRRLFYLTSQLVIQSEAKLKTVKTKKGVKEVVDLAHLTCRHHVYMSVAAHLACRRKQPSPVTVVGLGGGGLCSFLSKFLPKSKITAVDIDPAMVEVATNWFGLTQSDRLRVVVQDGVEYVNKMAEENGHSDAILFDVDSKDSSIGMSCPPKQFLEESVLDSIVKVIGASGFFILNLVLRDSSLRPSILNTLKNKFETVVSYRLAEDLNEILICGRDKMDTEIVKRSLAEGTNEINNFFKRNQSHCDDVELEEYFNNLKIL from the exons atgaatttgttaCCTAAATCGCACCAGGAGTTTAGCCAAAAAGAGTACTGGgactcattttttaaaaaaagaggCACCAAAGCATTTGAATG GTATGGAGAATATCCAGAGTTGTCGACTCATTTGCATAAATACATTAAACCACAAGACGACGTCCTGATCACGGGTTGCGGCAATTCCACGCTAGGTCGCGATTTACACGACATCGGTTACAA GAAAATAATCAACATTGACATTTCTCAAGTGGTCATAAGACAAATGTTATCGCAGAGCGCAAAAGAACGCCCTGATCTGAAGTATGTCCAAATGGACGCTCTAGATATGTCCTTTGCAAATGACAGCTTCAGCGCGATTTTAGATAAAGGCACTTTAGACGCCTTGATGTCCGACGATCGGCCAGAAACtgtagaaaaaattgaaaaatatttctccGAAATTCAGAGAGTTTCAAAACTAGCGGGACGCTACGTTTGCGTTTCTTTGTTGCAAgagcacattttaaaggcgCTTTTAGACTATTTCCCCTCCAACAACTGGATGCTACGAGTGGTGCGCTGTTTCGAAGCTGAAGCGAAAGCCACAGAGAACGGCGAAAATTCGATGCCGGTCTTTCTCGTGGTCTGCACGAAATTTAAGGCCTTGCCCCGAAAGATTCTAGAGATGAATCTCGGTTCCGGCGATAAAATGCAACGATTTGAGACAGAAGATGAGGTTCTGGCGCAAATTGCGAGCACGCAACATGCCGCGTTCGTTTGCTCCGGTCTTAAGCGCTCGGCAATTCACGAGAATGAAGTGTCGCTAGATTTGTACAAGGTGGGAGACTCCATACCTAGGTTTACTGTTTACGTGGTCGACACGAAGCACGATGCCAGAAATGCGCAATACGCTGCGTTCATAGTACCCCAAGGCAG GGAGGCCGAGTGGCTGTTTTCCACCAAATCGGGACGACAGCATTTGGCCAAAGTAACAAAAACTAACAGATTGTCAATAGTGACGATGCATCGGGGTCAGGATTACGGTGATTTCAACGAAGTGCAAACGGAACTCGGCGATGCCGTGTGCAGCTTGGCACCGTCGGAcctgaagaacaaaaaaatcccatACCTGTCGCTGGGCTCGGACGTAGGAAAAAGGACGATCCGATTCGAAGGGTCGTCTGAATTTTCCGGCGCTTACGTCGTGGAAGACGTCGAAGTTGATCAAGAGAAATTTCGTCGACTGTTCTACCTAACTTCTCAATTAGTAATTCAATCTGAAGCCAAgctcaaaactgtcaaaaccAAAAAAGGAGTCAAAGAAGTCGTGGATCTGGCACATTTGACCTGCAGACATCACGTGTACATGAGTGTGGCAGCGCATCTAGCTTGCAGGAGAAAACAGCCGAGCCCTGTAACAGTCGTAGGGTTAGGCGGAGGCGGTTTGTGTTCTTTTCTGAGCAAATTCTTGCCCAAAAGCAAGATCACCGCCGTGGATATCGATCCAGCCATGGTCGAAGTAGCCACTAACTGGTTCGGGTTAACTCAGAGCGATCGGTTAAGGGTCGTAGTTCAAGATGGTGTCGAGTACGTGAACAAAATGGCAGAAGAAAATGGACACTCAGACGCCATTTTGTTCGACGTCGACAGCAAAGATAGCTCGATTGGGATGAGTTGTCCTCCCAAGCAATTCTTAGAAGAGTCAGTTCTCGACAGTATAGTTAAAGTTATTGGTGCCTCAG GTTTTTTCATTCTAAATTTGGTGTTGAGGGATTCAAGCTTGAGGCCATCGATCTTGAACACTTTGAAAAACAAGTTCGAGACTGTCGTTTCGTATAGATTGGCAGAAGATCTCAACGAGATTTTAATTTGTGGTCGGGACAAAATGGACACTGAGATTGTGAAGCGCAGTTTAGCAGAGGGTACgaacgaaattaataatttctttaagAGGAATCAGTCGCATTGTGACGACGTTGAATTGGAAGAGTATTTCAAtaacttgaaaattttataa